The proteins below come from a single Miscanthus floridulus cultivar M001 chromosome 1, ASM1932011v1, whole genome shotgun sequence genomic window:
- the LOC136473708 gene encoding uncharacterized protein, with amino-acid sequence MEATGSSTPAVSGGYNLMSCIKEIPTLKGDNYIEWKKKIDLAFILAEVDWVVTTPCPKEPVAPVRETDETDTAWQHRERDFAPVKMSYDLEHRKWVTANKKCLAVIKNTIEPAIVGSIPDCDTVTEYLDRIKSQFTGSSKTYATQLIKQLVTERYSGGGSGIREHILRMSNLASKLKPMDLALKDEFLIHLIFASLPKEFDTFVVNYNIQPEK; translated from the exons ATGGAGGCTACTGGATCCTCCACCCCTGCGGTCTCAG gaggatacaacttgatgagttgtatcaaagagatccccactctaaaaggtgataactatattgagtggaagaaaaagatagacctggcctttatcctcgctgaggtggactgggttgtcaccacaccgtgcccaaaagaacctgtggcaccggtgagggagacagatgagactgatactgcatggcagcacagagagcgggattttgctcccgtaaagatgtcctatgaccttgagcataggaaatgggtcactgccaacaagaagtgtctggcggtgataaagaacacgattgagcctgctatagtgggctcaattccagactgtgacacggtcacagagtacctagacagaataaagagtcagttcactggctcttcaaagacatatgcaacccagctgatcaagcagctggtcacagaaaggtactctggtggcggcagtggcattagagagcacatactgagaatgagcaatctggcatctaagctcaaaccaatggatttggcactcaaggatgagtttcttattcatttgatttttgcttctttgcccaaagaatttgacacatttgttgttaattacaacatacagcctgaaaaatag